Genomic window (Rhodospirillales bacterium):
CCGAACCATCCCATCTGCTTGCCGCCGAACAGCAGCGCTCCGGGCGCCAGCACCAGCAGCACGACGATCCACGCCACCCGCCGGGTCAGGCCGAGCGCGGCGAGCCACGCGGGCCGGGTTTCGGGCCGTTCGTTACGTTCCGTTTCGCTCATGGTTCGATCCTCGGTCTCAACCGCCCGCGCGCCCGCGCAAGTATATAACGTAATAGGTCGCGGCGACGAAGACCCCGCCGCCGACGATGTTGCCGAGCGTCACCGGCACCAGATTGGCGACCAGCGCCGCCGATACGCCGGATTGGAGCCCGCCCGCCAGCGCGCCCGCCGGAATGAAATACATGTTGGCGATCGAGTGTTCGAAGCCGAGCGCGACGAAGGCCGCGATCGGAAAGAGGATAGCGAAGACCTTGTCGATCACCGAATGGGCGGCGAAGCAGAGCCACACCGCAAGGCAGACCAGCGTATTGCACAGGATGCCCTTGCCGAACGCCGTCCAGAACGGCAGCGCCGCCTTGGCTTCGGCCACCGCGCGGGCGGTCGCGCCGACCGCGCCGCCGTCAAGGGCGAACAACCCGCCGACATGGGCAAGCCCGGCCATCGCCGCCGCGCCGGCGAAGTTGCCGACGTAGGCGATGCCCCAGTTGCGCAGCAACGCCGGCGTCGCGACCTTGCCGGCGGCCCAACCCATCACCATCAACACGTTGCCGGTGAACAGTTCCGCGCCGCCGATCACGACCAGAATAAGGCCGAGCGAGAACGCGACCCCGCCCAATACACGGGTCGGGCCAAAGCCCAATTGGCTTCCGGTGACCGCGACGGTGAAGAACATGGCGCCGAAGGCGATGAACGCCCCCGCCAGCACCGCGAGCGCGAACAGGGGCAGCGTCGACAGGCCGGCCTTGGCGATGCCGACTTTTTCCACGCGGAGCGCGATTTGATCTGGAGTATAGGCGTCGAAAAACGAGGGCGGGAGCGGCGCGGGGTCGGTCATGGTCAACCTCGTTCGGAACGCTTCTTTTGGCGCGCGCGGGGAATCTTCGAATCGCCCGCCTGTCGGCGGGACCGCGCGTCGGTCAAGCGGACGAGCCACGGGACGAGATCGTCGACCACGTGATCGACCGCGGCAAGAACATCGGCGTCCGGCGGATCGAGGCCGTCGGCGGGACGGCCGGCGCCGCCGCGAACCCAAATCGTGGTCATGCCGATCTCGGCCGCCGGCACCAGGTTGCGGGCGATATCCTCGACCATCGCGGTCGCGCGCGCGGCGAGCCCGTGGCGGCGCACCAGGGCGTCGTACACGCGCGGCTCGGGCTTCGGCACGTAATCGGCGTCGGCGATGTCGAACACCGCCTCGAAATGGCGCGCGACGCCGATCCGCTCCATCACCCGCTCGGCGTGCGCGGTCGAGCCGTTGGTGAAAATGATCTTGCGGCCCTCGAGGCGGCCGAGGGCCCGGTCGAGCGCCGGGTCGGGCCGGATCGCCGACAGATCGATGTCGTGGACGTAGGCGAGGAACGGCTCCGGATCCATGCCGTGACGGCTCATCATGCCGCGCATGGTGGTGCCGTGGTCGCGGAAATAAGTCTTTTGCAGCCGGAAGGCGGCGTCGGCGTCGAGGCCGAGATAGCGCGCCACGTAATCGCGGATGCGGACCTCGACCTGGGCGAACAGCCGGCAGCTCGCCGGATAGAGCGTGTTGTCGAGATCGAACACCCACGCCTCGATTCGGGAGAGATCGGGCGGGGAGGACGCGGGGGTCGGTTTCGCCGGGGGGGCCATGGCGCAAAAGTGCGGCGCGAACAGCGCCCTGGCAAGGGGTGCTTCCGACCCCTGGGGCAGGTTCCTACTGGCGCTATAATCGGGCCTTGGATATGGTGCGCCCCCGCGCGTACCCCATTCGAACCGGAAGTGAGACAGAATTCCCGTGGGCAATACGCCTCGATCAACGCCTTCCTCGGACGCCCCCTCCCCGAACGCCGACGCGGACGCAAGCCGCGTCCTCGAGGGATATCCCGGCGCGGCGCTGCGGGTGGATGCGGACGGCCAGGTGCGCGCGGCCAACGCCAAGGGCCTCGGCTTGAAGGCGCTGCTCGAGCGCGATGCCATCCCCGATGCGCGCCTGCTGATCGATCGGGCGGCGCGCGAGGGCGCCATCGCCGCCGGCACGATCAAGCTGCAGGGCGCCGAGGGCGAGGTGGTGATCGAGGTCGCGGTGGTGCCGGACGTGAATACAGGGAGCGCGGGCGGCGGCGCGATCGTGCTCGCGCGCGACCTGACCATGGAGCGCAACCTGCGCACCGCCCTGGTCGAATCGCGCCAGCGTTACAAGGACCTGGTCGAGGTATCGAGCGATTTCACCTGGGAAACCGACGAGGCGGGCCGTTTCGCCTTCGTCACGCCCAAGGGCGCGCTCGGCTATTCGGCCGAGGAATTGGTCGGCCGCGCGGCGGCCGAATTGGTCTTCAATCCGGAGGATTTTTCGCCGCTGCCGTTCGTCACCCAGCGCGAAGTCGACAACATCGAAATCTGGATGGTCCGCAAGGACGGTTCGCACGCCTGCGTGCTGTTGGCGGCGCGGCCCGTTTCCGACGCGGCCGGGGTCTGGCACGGCGCGCGCGGCGTGTGCCGCGACCTGACCGAGGAGCGCGAGCGCGAATCGGCGCTGGCGCGGGCGCGCCAGCGCGAGCAACTGCTCGGCTACATCGTCGGCAATATCCGCGACGAGGTCGATCCGTCCAACATGCTGACCGCGGCGGCGTCCGCCACGGGGCGCGCGCTCGGCGCCGCGGGTTCGCGCATCTACCGGCGCGGCTCGGACCAACGCATCAAGGTCGGCGCCTATTACGGCGGCGAAGCGCCGGAGGGGCTCGACGATTTCGTCGCCACCCATACCGGCGACAAGGGGGTCGAGACCATCGCCCTCGGCGACGCTTCGGTCCTGATCGCGCCGACCAAATACCGCAACGAGGTCAACGGCGCGGTCACCATGTGGCGCGTCAAGGACCGCGAGCCCTGGGACGACGATCATCGCCTGCTGATCCACGACGTCGCCAACCAGCTCGGCATCGCCAACGAGCAGCTCGCCAACCACGAGCGGATCGTGATGTTGTCCTTGACCGACGGCATGACCGGTCTGCTCAACCGCCGCGCGTTTTTCGAAGAAGAGCTCCCGCGCCGCTTCGCCCGTCTGCGGCGCAACAAGCAATGGGCCGCCATGTTTTACGTCGACATGGACAACTTCAAGAGAGTCAACGACGTGCACGGCCACCAGCGCGGCGACGAGGCGATCATGGCGTTGCGCGATTTGATGCGCGAGTATTCGCGCCCCGGCGACGAGATCGCGCGGCTCGGCGGCGACGAATTCGCCATGTGGCTCGACAACATTTCGCCCGAGGTCGCCACCAAGCGCGCCGAAACGTTGATCAAGGCGAGCGAACGGTTACGCAAGTATTCGGGCCATCCCGATCATCCGCTCGGCATCTCGGTCGGCATCGCGCTCTACGATCCGGCCACCGACGAGCCCCTCGAAAACCTGCTCGCCCGCGCCGACGAGGCGATGTACACGATCAAACGCGCCGGCAAGGGCGGCTACCGCATCGCCCCGCCGCCCGCCGTCAAGACCGAATGAACCGATGCCCGCCGCCGTCGCCCCCCTGACCTACGAGCAGGCCCGCGAAATGGCCGCGAGCCGGGACAAAAGCGTGCGCGAGCAACTCGCCAAACGCGCCGACCTGCCGCCCGAGATTCTCTATTACCTGGCCGAGGACGATACCGCCTCGGTCCGACGCGCCGTCGCCGGCAACGCGGCCGCGCCGCATCAAACCCACATGAAGCTCGCCCAGGACTCGGATTCCAACGTACGCTGCGACCTGGCGGCGAAGATTTCCCGCGTCCTGCCCGACCTCGCCCCCGACGAACAGGACAAGATCCGCCAATCGGCGAACGACGCCCTGCGCGCGCTCGCGCGCGACCAGATCGTCG
Coding sequences:
- a CDS encoding diguanylate cyclase, which produces MGNTPRSTPSSDAPSPNADADASRVLEGYPGAALRVDADGQVRAANAKGLGLKALLERDAIPDARLLIDRAAREGAIAAGTIKLQGAEGEVVIEVAVVPDVNTGSAGGGAIVLARDLTMERNLRTALVESRQRYKDLVEVSSDFTWETDEAGRFAFVTPKGALGYSAEELVGRAAAELVFNPEDFSPLPFVTQREVDNIEIWMVRKDGSHACVLLAARPVSDAAGVWHGARGVCRDLTEERERESALARARQREQLLGYIVGNIRDEVDPSNMLTAAASATGRALGAAGSRIYRRGSDQRIKVGAYYGGEAPEGLDDFVATHTGDKGVETIALGDASVLIAPTKYRNEVNGAVTMWRVKDREPWDDDHRLLIHDVANQLGIANEQLANHERIVMLSLTDGMTGLLNRRAFFEEELPRRFARLRRNKQWAAMFYVDMDNFKRVNDVHGHQRGDEAIMALRDLMREYSRPGDEIARLGGDEFAMWLDNISPEVATKRAETLIKASERLRKYSGHPDHPLGISVGIALYDPATDEPLENLLARADEAMYTIKRAGKGGYRIAPPPAVKTE
- a CDS encoding formate/nitrite transporter family protein; this translates as MTDPAPLPPSFFDAYTPDQIALRVEKVGIAKAGLSTLPLFALAVLAGAFIAFGAMFFTVAVTGSQLGFGPTRVLGGVAFSLGLILVVIGGAELFTGNVLMVMGWAAGKVATPALLRNWGIAYVGNFAGAAAMAGLAHVGGLFALDGGAVGATARAVAEAKAALPFWTAFGKGILCNTLVCLAVWLCFAAHSVIDKVFAILFPIAAFVALGFEHSIANMYFIPAGALAGGLQSGVSAALVANLVPVTLGNIVGGGVFVAATYYVIYLRGRAGG
- a CDS encoding pyrimidine 5'-nucleotidase; translated protein: MAPPAKPTPASSPPDLSRIEAWVFDLDNTLYPASCRLFAQVEVRIRDYVARYLGLDADAAFRLQKTYFRDHGTTMRGMMSRHGMDPEPFLAYVHDIDLSAIRPDPALDRALGRLEGRKIIFTNGSTAHAERVMERIGVARHFEAVFDIADADYVPKPEPRVYDALVRRHGLAARATAMVEDIARNLVPAAEIGMTTIWVRGGAGRPADGLDPPDADVLAAVDHVVDDLVPWLVRLTDARSRRQAGDSKIPRARQKKRSERG